In one window of Qipengyuania profundimaris DNA:
- a CDS encoding threonine aldolase family protein, which yields MQFLSDNAASVHPAVWEAMRAADEPDSPYDGDALSGALDEKLSALFGRECAGLWVATGTAANCIALATMVQPHGGVVCHREAHIEMDEGGAPGFYLHGAKLLLAEGEGAKLTPESIRAVIDPIRDDVHQVQPHAISITQASEYGGSYRADEVAAIAALAKERGLGLHMDGARFGNAAAFLDCSAADAAGPVDALSFGFVKNGAMSAEAIVFFDPQAADIARYRRKRAGHLQSKGRFLAAQVHAMLKDDLWLANARSANAAAAEIAGACGERLMHPVEANELFVRCTAAERETLREQGFGFYDWGADAARFVTAWNTREEDARALSKAIADL from the coding sequence ATGCAGTTCCTGTCCGACAATGCCGCCAGCGTTCACCCTGCCGTGTGGGAGGCGATGCGCGCTGCCGACGAGCCGGACAGCCCCTATGACGGCGACGCGCTGAGCGGCGCGCTCGACGAGAAACTCTCGGCGCTGTTCGGCCGCGAATGCGCGGGACTTTGGGTCGCAACCGGCACGGCGGCCAACTGCATCGCGCTCGCCACCATGGTGCAGCCCCATGGCGGGGTGGTCTGCCACCGCGAGGCGCATATCGAGATGGACGAAGGCGGCGCACCCGGTTTCTACCTCCACGGTGCGAAGCTGCTGCTGGCCGAGGGCGAGGGCGCGAAGCTGACTCCCGAAAGCATTCGCGCGGTGATCGACCCGATTCGCGACGATGTGCACCAGGTCCAGCCACATGCAATCTCGATCACCCAAGCCAGCGAATACGGCGGCAGCTATCGCGCGGACGAAGTCGCCGCGATTGCCGCGCTGGCGAAGGAACGCGGGCTCGGCCTGCATATGGACGGCGCGCGCTTCGGCAATGCCGCGGCTTTCCTCGATTGCAGCGCCGCGGATGCCGCTGGCCCGGTCGATGCGCTCAGCTTCGGCTTCGTGAAGAACGGCGCGATGAGCGCGGAGGCGATCGTGTTCTTCGACCCGCAGGCCGCCGATATTGCGCGCTATCGCCGCAAGCGGGCAGGCCATCTGCAGTCCAAGGGCCGTTTTCTCGCCGCGCAGGTCCATGCGATGCTGAAAGACGATCTGTGGCTTGCCAATGCGCGCTCCGCCAATGCGGCGGCGGCGGAGATCGCCGGTGCGTGCGGCGAGCGCCTGATGCACCCGGTCGAGGCGAACGAACTGTTCGTGCGCTGCACCGCCGCCGAACGCGAGACGCTGCGCGAACAGGGCTTCGGCTTCTACGACTGGGGCGCGGATGCCGCCCGCTTCGTGACCGCCTGGAACACGCGCGAAGAGGATGCGCGGGCACTGTCGAAGGCTATCGCCGACCTATGA
- a CDS encoding GNAT family N-acetyltransferase has translation MSESSEITVEKKGDESRGAYTVDLKGVERQAELTWVTQNGVRHANHTFVPPEMRGKGIAGKLVDALIADARNQGFKIAPDCSYVEAAFRRNPEWSDLRA, from the coding sequence ATGAGCGAGAGCAGCGAAATCACTGTCGAGAAAAAGGGCGACGAGAGCCGGGGCGCCTATACGGTCGACCTAAAGGGCGTCGAGCGGCAGGCGGAACTCACTTGGGTGACGCAGAACGGCGTGCGCCATGCCAATCACACCTTCGTGCCGCCCGAGATGCGCGGCAAGGGAATCGCTGGTAAGCTGGTCGATGCGCTAATCGCCGATGCGCGCAATCAAGGCTTCAAGATCGCGCCCGACTGCTCCTATGTCGAGGCAGCCTTCCGCCGCAATCCCGAATGGTCGGACTTACGCGCCTGA
- a CDS encoding PH domain-containing protein — protein MSPEAAGKPQRTHPKTFAVKAATMLTQLVVPIVVGGYTILDDGDLADLLTYFLPLIVVVIGLNFVLAYFQWTRLTYEVRESDIRVESGLLSRAARSVPYERIQDVSVEQKLIPRLFGLVEVKFETGAGGGDDLKLAYLTEAEGDRLRDTVKARREGREVPEAAVEVERAEADVLFAMPPRRVLTFGLFEFSLAVVAVVFGAVQQFDFLIDFDLWDIDEWQQRLAGPGQYLAGLGPLAQFVGIAAGVAALLAVGVATGVVRTALREWDFLLERTETGLRRRRGLVTRTDVVMPIHRVQALRLKTGLVRRFFGWYGLGVVSLASDSASANHEAAPFAKMREIEPIAATTGFALPSKDLYWSRRSAKASVDGALIDLAIMGAIAVPVWLFSPLWWSALLPLGIGVLGAVREYYLYRFDRHSLGDRFIYSRHGWLAPKTTIGSRVRLQSVEIKQGPLAKLRGYAVLKLGLAGGTFEVEAMPVDQARRWRSAILDSIATTDFSQMLEREPSGA, from the coding sequence ATGAGCCCCGAAGCGGCCGGCAAGCCGCAGCGCACCCATCCGAAGACCTTCGCGGTCAAGGCGGCGACGATGCTCACGCAGCTGGTCGTGCCGATCGTGGTGGGCGGCTACACGATTCTCGACGATGGCGATCTGGCGGATCTGCTGACCTATTTCCTGCCGCTGATCGTGGTCGTGATCGGCCTGAACTTCGTGCTTGCCTATTTCCAGTGGACCCGGCTCACCTACGAGGTGCGCGAAAGCGACATCCGGGTCGAAAGCGGCTTGCTGTCGCGCGCTGCGCGCTCCGTCCCCTACGAGCGCATTCAGGACGTCAGCGTCGAGCAGAAGCTCATCCCACGGCTGTTCGGCCTGGTCGAGGTGAAGTTCGAAACCGGCGCGGGTGGGGGCGACGATCTCAAGCTCGCCTACCTGACCGAAGCCGAGGGTGATCGCCTCCGCGATACCGTCAAGGCGCGACGCGAGGGGCGCGAGGTCCCGGAAGCAGCAGTCGAGGTCGAGCGCGCCGAAGCCGACGTGCTCTTTGCCATGCCGCCCCGCCGCGTGCTGACCTTCGGCCTGTTCGAGTTTTCGCTGGCAGTCGTCGCCGTGGTTTTCGGCGCGGTCCAGCAGTTCGATTTCCTGATCGATTTCGACCTGTGGGATATCGACGAATGGCAGCAGCGGCTGGCCGGGCCGGGACAGTATCTGGCCGGGCTCGGCCCTCTCGCCCAGTTCGTGGGCATCGCGGCAGGGGTCGCGGCGCTCCTCGCGGTCGGAGTCGCGACGGGGGTCGTGCGCACGGCCCTTCGCGAATGGGATTTCCTGTTGGAGCGCACCGAGACCGGGTTGCGGCGACGGCGCGGCCTCGTCACGCGGACCGATGTCGTCATGCCGATCCACCGCGTGCAGGCCTTGCGGCTGAAAACGGGCCTCGTGCGGCGCTTCTTCGGTTGGTACGGGCTCGGCGTGGTCAGCCTCGCCAGCGACAGCGCGTCGGCCAATCACGAAGCCGCGCCTTTCGCAAAGATGCGGGAGATCGAGCCGATTGCCGCGACCACCGGCTTCGCCCTACCGAGCAAGGATTTGTACTGGAGCAGGCGCAGCGCCAAGGCGAGCGTCGATGGCGCGCTGATCGATCTCGCCATCATGGGCGCGATCGCCGTTCCCGTGTGGCTGTTCTCGCCGCTGTGGTGGAGCGCTCTCCTGCCGCTCGGCATCGGCGTGTTGGGCGCGGTGCGTGAGTATTACCTCTACCGCTTCGACCGTCATTCTCTCGGCGACCGCTTTATCTATTCCCGCCACGGCTGGCTGGCCCCGAAAACCACCATCGGCTCGAGAGTTCGTCTGCAGTCGGTCGAGATAAAACAGGGCCCGCTCGCGAAACTACGTGGTTATGCCGTCCTGAAGCTCGGCCTTGCGGGCGGCACCTTCGAAGTCGAAGCGATGCCGGTCGATCAGGCGCGGCGCTGGCGCAGCGCGATCCTCGACAGCATTGCCACCACCGATTTCTCGCAGATGCTTGAGCGCGAACCCTCAGGCGCGTAA
- a CDS encoding PH domain-containing protein, protein MEDQPLTPLDPAYASMLRLQFAIFALVLLAGATAAEIAIPGYTGAVWIPVIVISLWLLIRMPMRRYAARGYSLAEERLRVVRGILFRSDTVVPFGRVQHIDVNQGPLERLFHLATLTVHTAGSHNASVSLPGLAQEDAAAMREEIRAAIRRDTQ, encoded by the coding sequence ATGGAAGACCAACCGCTCACGCCGCTCGACCCGGCCTATGCCTCCATGCTCCGCCTGCAATTCGCGATTTTCGCGCTGGTGCTGCTCGCCGGAGCGACGGCGGCGGAAATCGCGATACCGGGCTATACCGGAGCGGTCTGGATCCCGGTCATCGTCATTTCGCTCTGGCTGCTGATCCGCATGCCGATGCGCCGCTATGCCGCGCGCGGATACTCGCTGGCCGAAGAGCGGCTGCGCGTGGTGCGCGGGATATTGTTCCGCTCGGACACGGTCGTGCCGTTCGGGCGGGTGCAGCACATAGATGTGAACCAGGGTCCGCTGGAGCGCTTGTTCCACCTCGCCACGCTCACCGTGCATACCGCCGGATCGCATAACGCCTCGGTGTCGCTGCCCGGCCTTGCGCAGGAGGACGCGGCTGCGATGCGCGAGGAAATCCGCGCTGCCATCCGGCGCGACACGCAATGA